In the genome of Deltaproteobacteria bacterium, one region contains:
- a CDS encoding glycosyltransferase family 4 protein, which produces MHLGLFLDSAEPFLARELLVLQERGVPVTVMPCGQDVSVPGPVEAVFRGGISLDAAASAAQIIQNPAASLRTMLRARNLMSTARRELKAGYLARVVRRRGVSHLHGALSGEAAELAAMVSALTGIPFSFTAHGADLFIHNPGLRDKIRHATAVRATTEFAARELRERFPANAGVIHCIRPAAGAVEEAASPPEAAAGPPFRIAAGGPFISRSGLDQAIEAACDLTRRGLEIDLVIAGTGPLAGDLLRHVELRRAGGFVRIETSGDYARALAGAAVALAPCRRDRLGGIDPVPEFVLEAMRLGVPVVSTRLPGVDELIEDSRTGRLLEPDNAHELAEATAELLADPLLRQLLAQAARRELAKRHDSGRQAGLLLGLYSMQSQPGAGGST; this is translated from the coding sequence ATGCACCTGGGTCTTTTTCTCGATTCCGCCGAGCCTTTCCTTGCGAGGGAGCTGCTTGTCCTGCAGGAGCGCGGCGTGCCGGTAACCGTCATGCCGTGCGGGCAGGATGTTTCCGTGCCGGGCCCCGTGGAAGCCGTCTTTCGTGGCGGGATTTCGCTTGATGCGGCCGCCTCGGCGGCCCAGATCATCCAGAACCCGGCGGCCTCCCTGAGGACCATGCTCCGCGCCCGGAACCTGATGAGCACGGCGCGGCGGGAACTGAAGGCGGGTTATCTTGCCCGTGTCGTCCGCCGCCGGGGTGTTTCGCACCTCCACGGTGCGCTTTCAGGGGAGGCAGCCGAACTGGCCGCGATGGTGAGCGCGCTGACCGGCATTCCCTTTTCGTTCACGGCCCACGGAGCCGACCTCTTCATCCACAATCCCGGTCTCAGGGACAAAATCCGCCACGCCACGGCCGTCCGTGCGACGACGGAGTTCGCGGCCCGCGAACTCCGCGAGCGGTTCCCCGCCAACGCCGGCGTGATCCACTGCATCCGGCCGGCCGCCGGAGCGGTGGAAGAGGCGGCAAGCCCGCCGGAAGCAGCGGCGGGGCCACCCTTCCGGATCGCGGCCGGCGGTCCGTTCATCTCCCGCTCCGGGCTGGATCAGGCGATCGAGGCAGCCTGCGATCTCACCCGCCGGGGCCTGGAGATTGATCTGGTGATTGCGGGAACCGGTCCTTTGGCAGGTGACCTGCTCAGGCACGTGGAGCTTCGCCGGGCGGGCGGTTTCGTCCGGATCGAAACATCCGGCGACTATGCCCGCGCACTGGCTGGCGCTGCCGTGGCACTGGCTCCATGCCGCCGGGACCGGCTCGGCGGCATTGACCCCGTGCCGGAGTTTGTTCTGGAAGCCATGCGGCTCGGGGTTCCGGTCGTCTCCACGCGGCTCCCCGGCGTCGATGAACTGATCGAAGACAGCCGGACCGGGCGGCTACTGGAGCCGGACAATGCCCATGAACTGGCGGAAGCCACTGCCGAACTTCTGGCCGATCCGCTGCTCCGGCAGCTCCTCGCACAGGCGGCCCGGCGCGAGCTGGCAAAACGGCATGACTCCGGCCGCCAGGCGGGTCTCCTGCTCGGCCTCTATTCGATGCAGTCTCAGCCGGGCGCAGGCGGTTCCACATAA